In Populus alba chromosome 9, ASM523922v2, whole genome shotgun sequence, a genomic segment contains:
- the LOC118027708 gene encoding uncharacterized protein, producing MESSENYVNYGTSWTAATNWTIAAGSLVNSLTFESSLSLISDDDNNDHHQISPVDSKSKSPLILYAPTPDSAPCEITINFAQKHEARQVYVRSTARVYEIYYAPELQSSGEYLCTVCCGIAARNEEVQHATNIEEAVLAHARSSIQGLAEEKLRNGRSLTPNENDWFEVKVLDSPPVINRNSSSPSNSDINPKRNSQDLYEAAAEITDAKPSTSLTLRLLSLRNKGYVCVDEVYVFGDPVDTSSLDNQVGLMENSAGNSLMAMLVPAVFQLSQTKGIGGGEDKYNIDTRERQELQEIGSKEAVPVDVEKKIQEEVRLHKVVGPTSKPVQHNILQQVSNTQSKSDISHNHFEGVLDQLVARVNRIEDLFLRFEESMLKPINSIDVRLQRVEQQLDVLTKKTESSALVSGTRISAPEFSCSESETSSFYNSGSGDIGYMACETNKSHSPSSLTSILADATPVSVNDTNLQPGLVVTAPEFSNYDDEVEDHAVESVKESPKVKQKHAMSTDDALAYALAGFSSSTSMQSQKYSQTFAFKAPDFPSEEENTNEKAAPPVVESELNIDPSPYFSESDGTEHMGISLSSVSNVTTLKDDENVMRYLDDNRSLKMAVGVDEQCQHSEGGESDSQDICVGHAVAPATCDVAGTDSYQMISDDRRTDDIKDGEVGDGTSDIFRSMENLKQFSVNQPNDGFLTIQEVAVSNELVASTEGTEEESKHSEGGESDSQDIYVGHAVAPATHDVAGTHSYQMNHGIKDGEVGDGSSDIFDLRKT from the exons ATGGAATCATCTGAGAACTACGTCAATTACGGCACTTCATGGACCGCCGCAACTAACTGGACCATCGCCGCTGGCTCTCTCGTTAACTCACTCACTTTCGAGTCCTCTCTTTCCCTAATCAGCGACGACGATAATAATGATCACCATCAAATCTCCCCTGTCGATTCTAAATCTAAATCTCCTCTTATCCTCTACGCTCCTACACCTGATTCCGCTCCCTGCGAGATCACTA TTAATTTTGCACAAAAACATGAGGCGAGACAGGTTTATGTTCGAAGTACTGCTCGAGTTTATGAAATATACTATGCCCCTGAGCTGCAGAGCAGCGGTGAGTATTTGTGCACTGTTTGCTGTGGCATTGCTGCTAGAAATGAAGAAGTGCAGCATGCTACCAATATTGAAGAAGCTGTTTTGGCTCATGCAAGGAGTTCCATTCAAGGACTAGCTGAAGAGAAACTCAGAAATGGTAGAAGCCTAACTCCCAATGAAAATGACTGGTTTGAAGTGAAAGTTCTTGATAGTCCCCCGGTCATCAACAGAAACAGTTCTTCACCATCAAATTCTGACATAAACCCAAAGAGAAACTCACAG GACTTGTATGAGGCTGCAGCAGAGATCACTGATGCAAAACCTTCCACATCCCTTACACTCAGGCTGCTTTCACTTAGGAACAAAGGTTATGTTTGTGTTGATGAAGTTTATGTATTTGGTGATCCTGTCGACACAAGTAGTTTGGATAATCAAGTGGGTCTAATGGAAAACTCTGCTGGAAATTCACTTATGGCCATGCTTGTACCTGCTGTTTTTCAGTTGTCTCAAACGAAGGGTATTGGTGGAGGAGAAGATAAATACAATATTGATACAAGGGAAAGGCAAGAGTTACAGGAAATTGGGTCAAAAGAAGCTGTTCCAGTTGATGTTGAGAAGAAAATTCAGGAGGAAGTGAGGTTGCACAAAGTTGTTGGGCCTACTTCCAAACCAGTCCAGCATAACATCCTCCAACAAGTTTCAAATACACAGAGCAAATCTGATATTTCACACAATCATTTTGAAGGTGTCCTGGATCAGCTTGTCGCTCGAGTTAACAGAATAGAGGATCTCTTTTTGAGGTTTGAGGAAAGTATGCTGAAGCCCATTAACAGCATTGATGTGAGGCTCCAGCGAGTCGAGCAGCAACTTGATGTGCTCACAAAGAAAACTGAGAGCTCTGCTCTGGTTTCTGGCACTAGAATTTCTGCTCCTGAGTTTTCATGCAGTGAATCAGAGACCAGCTCCTTCTATAACAGTGGGAGTGGGGATATTGGTTATATGGCATGTGAAACAAATAAGAGCCATTCACCTTCATCTCTGACTTCCATTCTCGCTGATGCCACCCCTGTTTCAGTAAATGACACAAATTTACAACCTGGTCTGGTAGTCACTGCTCCTGAGTTCTCAAATTATGATGATGAGGTAGAAGATCATGCTGTGGAATCAGTGAAGGAATCTCCAAAGGTTAAACAAAAGCATGCTATGTCAACTGATGATGCTTTAGCATATGCACTTGCTGGATTCTCATCTTCGACTTCAATGCAGTCCCAGAAATATTCTCAAACTTTTGCATTCAAGGCTCCTGATTTTCCAAGTGAAGAAGAAAATACCAATGAGAAAGCAGCTCCACCAGTGGTTGAATCTGAACTAAATATAGACCCTTCCCCTTATTTCAGTGAATCTGATGGGACAGAGCACATGGGAATTTCACTTTCTTCTGTTTCAAATGTTACTACTTTAAAGGATGATGAGAATGTGATGAGATATCTTGATGATAATAGATCTTTGAAAATGGCCGTGGGAGTTGATGAACAATGCCAACATAGCGAAGGTGGGGAAAGTGATTCACAGGACATTTGTGTTGGCCATGCAGTTGCACCAGCCACATGTGATGTTGCGGGTACTGATTCATATCAGATGATATCAGATGACAGACGAACAGATGACATAAAGGATGGAGAAGTTGGCGATGGAACAAGTGACATTTTTCGATCTATGGAAAACCTGAAACAATTTTCTGTAAATCAGCCTAATGATGGCTTTCTTACTATCCAGGAAGTAGCTGTTTCAAATGAATTGGTGGCTTCTACAGAAGGCACTGAAGAAGAGTCTAAACATAGCGAAGGGGGAGAAAGTGATTCACAGGATATTTATGTTGGCCATGCAGTTGCACCAGCCACACATGATGTTGCGGGCACTCATTCATATCAGATGAATCACGGCATAAAGGATGGAGAAGTTGGCGATGGATCAAGTGACATTTTCGATCTACGGAAAACCTGA
- the LOC118027707 gene encoding actin-related protein 7, translating to MEAAVIDAGTQLLKAGTAVPDQAPPMIIPSQMKRMVEDGTSGDNNESVFEDVTVDPVVRGYIRDWDAMEDLLHYVLYTSLGWEEGNEGQVLFTDPLCTPKAVREQLVQLMFETFNVSGFYASEQAVLSLYAVGRISGCTVDIGHGKIDIAPVLEGAVQHIASRRFEIGGVDLTKLLAQELSKSNLLVNFNASDVEMLKVKYSCCAEDELAYEKTQRSSDTEEHTLPDGQVIRIRREKYTIGEALFQPSILGIEALGIVEQLVRSISTVSSENHRQLLENTVLCGGITSMPGFEDRFQKEASLCSSAIRPSLVKPPEYMPDKLTEYSAWVGGAILAKVVFPQNQHVTKGDYDETGPSIVHRKCF from the exons ATGGAGGCGGCGGTGATAGACGCTGGTACTCAGCTCCTTAAAGCCGGCACCGCGGTTCCAGATCAAGCTCCGCCCATG ATAATTCCGAGCCAAATGAAACGAATGGTGGAAGATGGAACATCGGGTGATAATAATGAATCCGTATTTGAGGATGTAACTGTCGATCCTGTTGTTCGAGGTTATATAAGAGATTGGGATGCGATGGAAGATTTGTTGCATTATGTTTTATACACTAGTCTTGGTTGGGAAGAGGGAAATGAAGGCCAAGTTTTGTTTACCGATCCGCTTTGCACTCCCAAG GCTGTTAGAGAACAATTGGTACAATTGATGTTTGAGACATTTAATGTTTCTGGGTTTTATGCATCGGAGCAAGCGGTGTTGTCTCTTTATGCAGTTGGGCGTATCTCTGGATGCACCGTGGATATCGGTCATGGCAAGATTG ATATTGCACCAGTACTTGAAGGTGCTGTTCAGCACATTGCTTCAAGAAGATTTGAAATTGGTGGTGTTGATTTGACGAAGTTACTTGCCCAAGAACTGAGTAAATCTAATCTTTTGGTGAATTTCAATGCATCTGATGTTGAGATGTTAAAAGTAAAGTACTCCTGTTGTGCTGAAGACGAGCTTGCCTACGAGAAGACTCAAAGGTCAAGTGATACAGAGGAGCATACCCTTCCTGATGGAcag GTGATTAGaattagaagagaaaaatatacaATTGGCGAGGCATTATTTCAACCATCTATACTGGGTATAGAGGCACTTGGAATAGTTGAGCAGCTTGTACGTAGTATTTCAACTGTTTCTTCAGAGAACCATCGCCAACTGCTGGAAAATACTGTACTTTGTGGTGGCATAACTTCTATGCCTG GTTTTGAAGATAGGTTTCAGAAAGAAGCAAGCCTGTGCTCATCAGCTATTCGTCCTTCACTTGTAAAG CCTCCAGAATATATGCCCGATAAGTTGACAGAGTACTCTGCATGGGTGGGAGGTGCCATACTAGCCAAAGTCGTGTTCCCTCAGAATCAGCATGTTACCAAGGGAGATTACGATGAAACTGGACCATCCATTGTCCATCGGAAATGCTTTTGA
- the LOC118027706 gene encoding cytokinin riboside 5'-monophosphate phosphoribohydrolase LOG1, producing MEGEEGISATSEKKGRFKRICVFCGSRAGYKSSFTDASLELGKQLVRRKIDLVYGGGSVGLMGLISQTVFNGGCHVLGVIPRALMSHKISGETVGEVKTVADMHQRKAEMAKHADAFIALPGGYGTMEELLEIISWSQLGIHEKPVGLLNVDGYYNSLLALFDKGVEEGFINGTARHIVVIAETAAELIEKMEEYTPVHDKVAPRQSWEVDQLPEPTASGNL from the exons ATGGAAGGAGAAGAGGGGATATCTGcaacaagtgaaaaaaaaggaaggttcAAAAGGATTTGTGTCTTTTGTGGTAGTAGAGCTGGATACAAGTCTTCATTTACTGATGCTTCTCTTGAGCTTGGCAAACAGCtg GTTAGGAGAAAGATTGATTTGGTCTATGGTGGGGGGAGTGTAGGTCTTATGGGTTTGATCTCACAAACCGTGTTCAATGGAGGCTGCCATGTTCTTGG AGTGATTCCTAGGGCTCTAATGTCTCACAAG ATATCAGGAGAAACCGTTGGAGAAGTGAAAACTGTAGCAGACATGCACCAACGAAAGGCAGAAATGGCAAAACATGCCGATGCCTTCATTGCCCTTCCTG GCGGTTATGGAACCATGGAAGAGCTGTTAGAGATAATCAGCTGGTCTCAGCTTGGGATTCATGAAAAACCA GTGGGACTGTTAAATGTAGATGGATATTATAACAGCTTGCTTGCCTTATTTGACAAGGGAGTTGAAGAAGGCTTCATAAATGGTACCGCAAGGCACATAGTTGTTATAGCAGAAACAGCAGCTGAACTTATCGAGAAAATGGAG GAGTACACACCTGTCCATGACAAGGTTGCACCCAGACAAAGTTGGGAAGTGGACCAATTACCAGAGCCTACTGCAAGTGGGAACCTCTAG